CGAGGACGGGAACTTCCCTGCCAAGGTAGCTGCTATTGAAAACGTCGATAAGATTGTGCCGGAGATATATGATCTCGATCCTCAGGCATTAATAATTACAGGTGACCACTCAACGCCCTGCCCCATGAAAGGCCATAGCTGGCACCCGGTCCCACTTCTTCTCATTACAAAGACAGGTGAGCAGGACGGGATAACCTTTCACGAAAGGAACTGCATCCACGGCAGTATCGGAACGATTTACAGCAAACAGCTCATGCCTCTCGTACTTGCCCATGCTTTTAAACTCGACAAATACGGCGCATAATTTTTTAAAGGCTGTATTAGAGATTATATATCCTGTCCATTGTGGCGGGTGCGATAAAAAAGGCGATATCCTTTGCAGAAAGTGCATCGATTCGTTACGAGTGGTTGAAGATGACTCAACATGTCCTGTTTGCGGAAGATGGTTGGGTGAAAGAGCCGTATGTGGCGAGTGCATTCAGAATAAAAGAGGGTTCCGGGAAGGATATTACGGTTTTTATTTTGAAAACAGACTCCGTGATGCAATACATGCATTTAAGTTCCACGGCAGGAAAGATGTCGGCAAACATTTAGTCCATTTAATAAATGAAAAGATCATATCTTTTTCAGAATCCTTTGACTGCATAATCCCCATGCCTGTCACAGAAAGGAGGCTTAAAGAAAGGGGTTTTAACCAGTCCTTCATCATAGGAGAGGAGATATCGAAGATAACGGGCAAACCTGTTTATCACTCAATCCTCTATAAAACAAGGGATACAATGGATCAGTACAGCCTTCATAGAGATGAGAGAAAGAAGAACATAAAAGGCGCCTTTACAGTCAAAAACGGGCATGATATGCAAGCAAAACGGGTCCTGCTCGTGGATGACCTGTTTACAACAGGCTACACAGCGAAAGAAGCCTCCGGGGCACTGCTTAAAGCAGGCGCCGGCCATACCCTGTTTTTTGCCCTCGCACGGACGCCCTCATGAAAAAAGTTGTTTATATATCATCTGCCTTAATGCTCGCTATTGTCTTTGCCGTTATCATTGTACTGACAAATTTGTCAACGGTTGTTTCCTATGCGCTGGGAAGATTTATAAAAGGGCAGGTTCAAATATCCGGTTTCAACATAACATATAAAAAAAATACCGTTGTTGTGGACTTTAGTGACATTCATGCAAAGGGAAGTATGGAGGGACAGGCCAAAAACTGTCAACTGGTTATAGGCATAAAAAATTGGATATACCTGAAAGATATAGTCATCTCTGATTTTGATTTAATTGTTTCTGCATCAAAGAGAAAAACCCGTTTTTTCCCTTTGCCCGAAAACCTTTTTGAGATAAAAAGAGGTATTGTTACATACAATAAGCAAAGATTTATTATTAATGAAGCAAAAATAAAGGCGTTAAGACCAGGAAAAACCTTTACCTTTGCGATAGACATGCGACATGATGAACTGTTCGGGACAATATACGGTTCAGGAGAAGGCACATACAAAGGTAAATCAACTGAAGCAAAGGGACAGCTAAACATCACCAGGCTGAATCTTAACAAACTGTCCGGCGATATGCACGGCAAGGCAAATATTAACGGAACATTTACATATGCGAATAAAAGCTTTGCCTTCGAAGGTCCCTTTGAAATCTTTGATTACATACTGAAAGATCCCATATTCAAAAAACCCTTTGTTGTTGAAAGAGCAAACGGTAATCTGTCCTTCATGCATGCCGATACTATAATGGATATAAAGATAAGCAATACCTATTATAAAAATACCCCACTTGACTTGAATCTGATGTTCGTAAAAAACGCACTTGCAAGGTTCGAACTCAGCATGGACTTTTTTGCTATCCAGGACGTAAAAAATTACATAGCCCTGGATAGTATTACGAAAACAAAATTTGATATATGGAAGTATATTGATGATGGAAAAATAAGGATAAATAAATTTGTATATGATAAGAAACACCCGTTATACATGGAATTGGAATTAAAAAACACCGGAATAATCTATAAAGATATGCGTTTTACCGATGTTGAAGCCGCATTATCCTTTAAGGAAAACAAACTGAACATCTCCGGGGCTGGAGGGCTTTTTAAAACAAGCAGGCTTTACGATGTAAAGGGCGTAATTCCTTTTTCAAAAGAAAAAGATATGAATATGAATGGTAATTATTCCTTTAATTTGAAAGATATCCCGACACTTATAGATACAAGCGGGATTAATTTCAAAAACGGCGAAACAGAAGGCACAATAGAACTCAGCGGGAATCAAGATAGAGGTTTTAAGATAAAAGGTACAGGCAAATTCAGTAAAGCCGATATAGCATGGGAAAAGTCATCAGTATCTGCAAAAGGTATTTATAAGTTCAACAACGATGAAATTATCTTTGACCCGCTTATAGTCAACAGAGGCAGCACCGATATGGTTATCAGGGGAAAGTGGCATAAAAACTTCCTGGACTTGAAAATAAAAGGCGATTTAGATGTAATTCATATGCAACCCTTTACCCAAAAACCTTTTGATATTGGCGGGGTTGCAGGGCTCGACATTGAAGTGCAAAAATTTGCCGATAATCTCAAAATAGACGGCGATATATCCATGGATAACCTCTATTTTGAATTTCCCGGTATTGTGAAAAAGGAAAAAGGCATAAAGAGCAAGGCAAGCGTGACCCTGCTTAAGAAAGGAATGAACACGCGTATAGAGCGTTTTTTATATAATCTCGATATCATCAACCTGGATCTCAATGGTAATATAAAACCCGATAAAAAAATGGATCTGGATATTGCGATGGATATTTTCGGTTTTGGCAAGGTTGCCCCCCTCTTTTTTTTTAGTAGCAGTACAGCAAAAGGAGATCTGGAACTGAAGATGTCTTTAAAAGACATCGAGCTCCCTCTGAAAAAATTGCCCTATATGAAAGGTTATGTAAAAGTCAATAACGGTTTTTTAAGGCTCCCGTGGCTAAAAAAACCCCTCAGCGAGATTAATCTCGTTTCAGACTTTAAAGGTGAAACATTTGATACAAAAATTGACAGATTAATATGCGGGAAAAGTATTTTAAACAGTGGCACATTCCATTCATACGGTCTTGCATCACCTCGTTTTTTCCTCTATGTCGAAATGGATGCCTTTGATTATGACGATTTCCAGACCAACGGTGACTTTAAAATTAACGTAATTGACAAAAACAGCCTGATGGCAAAGACAAGCGGGGAGATACATTTACTGGCAAAGAAAATACACTTAGGCAACTTCAACGGCGAGAGCCTCGATGTCAAGGGACTTCTGAGTAACAGAAGGCTGAATATTTCGGAATTGAAAATGAGTGCCTTTGACGGCAATATAGACACGCACGGCTACATTGATCTTTCCGGCAATATTCCCCATATATATATCAACAGCAGATTGAAGAGAATAAAAAGCGGCCTGTTTATGAAAGCTTTTAACGACAAGACCTATGTGGCAGAAGGCAGGTCAAGTATATACGGTAATGTGGATTTACATGGCAGCACCATGAAAGAGCTTATCGGCGATATAAACGGCAATGTGGCGATATACAGCAGAGATGGATTGATTATGAAATGGAACCTTCTGTCGAAAATATTCGGGCTTCTTAATGTACACGATGTTCTTCGCGGAAAGGTTAATCTGTCGAAAGAGGGTCTGCCATACAAAAGAATGGGGGCAACCTTTACTGCAAAAAAAGGTATTTTCTTCACAAAAGACTTTCTTATCGACAGCCCTTCTATGGTAATTACAGGAGAGGGAAGCTTAGACATCAAAAAAAATGAGATAGACGCCAATATAGCCGTCTCACCGCTTGTTACCCTTGACAGAACAATAGACAGAATCCCTATTCTGCGGAATATTCTAAAAGATAAGAGAGATGGGTTTCTGCATGTAGCATACAAAGTAAAAGGACCTATGGGTGATCCCGATATAAGCTTTAATTTTGCAAATAGCATTGGCGGCAGGACAATTGAAGTATTGCGGAATATTTTGGTGCTGCCGAAGGAGATTCTTGAAAGCAACTAATTCCATTTCCAAATCAAAGCGCTATCATTGTTGGCTTCGTCATCGGTTCCTCGACATACCGGTATAGCATGCCTACGTCGCCTCTTCCTTGCCGCCTTGATCCCATCTTTGATTTGTGGGAATGGAATAAGAATTAAAAATGGGAGGCTTATAAATCTTGAAGATAGGGATAATAGGTGCAGGCAAGGTAGGCATATCAATCGGATACGTCCTCAAGCAGAAGGGGATGGAGATTACGGCAGTATCCGATATATTTGAAGCATCTATTAATACGGTAAGAACATATCTGGGAGATAATGTCCTTTATACCACTGACAATGTTGAAGTTGTCGAAGCATCGGACATTATCGCCGTTACGACGCAAGACAGAATTGTTAAAGAGGTGGCCATTGAAATTACCGAAAAGATGGAGAGGCTTGACGGTAAGCTGTTTTTCCACACAAGCGGTGCGCACCCGGCAACATTGCTCTCACCGCTTGAAACAAAAGGCGCCCGTCTCGGCGCCCTTCATCCCTTACAGACATTCCCTGATATTGACAGCTCAATTAATGTACTTCCAGACACATACATCTTCATTGAGGGCGGTGAAGATTCAATAGATGTCTTGCGTAAAATCGGAGCCGCCCTCGGCTCCGGTGTTGTCAGGATGGAAGGGGAACAAAAGTTGCTCTACCATCTTTGCGCTGTTTTTGTCTGTAATCTTCTATGTGCCCTCTTTTATATAGGTGAAGATATTATGGATAAAATCGGTATAGAACTACAACCGTTTTTTCCCATTATCAAGGCCACGTTGAAAAACATAGAAAACAAAGGCCCCCTTATGTCACTCACCGGTCCGATTGTGAGAGGCGATATGGAAACAGTGCTTTCCCATCTCGAGGCAATGGAAGGCATGGAGCTTTATAAAAAGGTTTACAAATCACTTTCCCTCGTAGCGCTGAATATGGCGAAAGAAAGAGGAGATATCAGCGAGGAAGCGCTGGAAAAGCTAAAACATATTTTAAAGTAGGGCATATCGGCCTGAACCGCATGGTTTTGAACTATTCTACCTTATCTCCCTTTATTGTGGCCTTGACGCAAAGGACATACTTTGTGTACACTATTATATTCAATGATCGATGCTCTAAGGAAAGAACTGGAACTTCTTGCAAACCCGGAAAAGGCAGAGGTACTTCAGCGGTTCTTCAAAACCGGTCCTGGCCAGTACGGTGAGGGCGATGTCTTTGCCGGTATTGTTGTCCCTGTTTCCCGCAAAATCGCAAAAAAATATGCAAATCTACCCGATGACGGGATTCTCACGCTCCTCAAATCAAAGATTCATGAAGAAAGACTCATTGCCCTTTTGATACTTATCTTTCAATTTGAAAAAGGCGATGCACGGAAAAAGGAGCAAATCTTCCTTCTCTACCTCAAGCATACCCCATTTATCAACAACTGGGACCTTGTTGATCTCTCGGCTGAAAAGGTTGTCGGCGCATATCTTGACGGGAGATCCAAAGAGATACTCTACAGTCTCGCACAATCGGAGAGCCTCTGGGAGAGACGTATTTCGATCATCTCCACATTCCATTACATCAAGCAGGGGAAATACGATGATACCCTTGCCATTGCCGGCATCCTCCTTGGGGACAGGAAAGACCTTATCCACAAGGCTGTAGGCTGGATGCTGAGAGAGGTGGGCAAACGTTGCTCGGAAGAGGCAGAGGAAATATTTTTGCGCAAACATCATCGTGAGATGCCGAGGACCATGCTCCATTATGCCATAGAACGTTTCAGTCCGGAAAAGAGACGTCTGTACCTTTAACATCCCATTTCCAAACGGAAGGTTACCCGATGGCCGGGCCTCCCCGCTCTTCGGTGCGGATTCGTATACACTCTGCCAGATCAAGGACAAAGATCTTGCCGTCTCCTACTTCGCCAGTATGAGCGCCCTTAATAATTGCTTTGATCGTTGGCTCGACAAAATTCTCGTTTACCGCTATCTCAAGGCGTATCTTCCTCAAAAGATTACCCATCTCTCTTGCGCCCCGGTAAACTTCCGTGACACCCATTTGCCTGCCGTGGCCGAGGACTTCATTAACTGTCATAAGGTTTACATCAGCCTTGTAGAGCTCTTCTTTTACTGCTTCCAATCTGTCCGGTTTTATGATTGCGATGATAAGTTTCATATTCGTTTCCTCCTATTCGATAACAGTGTAAGCATTTTCGTGATGCTGGGTCAGGTCGAGACCTATAATTTCATCCCGCTCCGTTACCCTTACCTTCACAAACAGGTCGACAAGTTTATAGATAATGTAACTCACCGCAAAGCTGTACGCACTTATCACAACCACAGCTATCAACTGAACAAGAAACTGTTTGGGGTTTCCATAGAATAATCCATCCGCGCCGGCCGGATTTACGATCTTGGATGCAAATAGTCCTACAGCGAGGGTCCCCAGAATACCACCCACACCATGTACGCCGAAGGCATCGAGGGAATCGTCATATCCGAGTCTCGGCTTTATAATTGCCACAAAGACATAGCACACCACGCTTGCAGCAAAGCCGATAACTACGGCAGCAAAGACCGTGACAAAACCCGAAGCGGGAGTAATTGTTGCAAGGCCCGCTATGGAGCCGGTAATGGTGCCGAATATAGTCGGGTTTTCATTAAATATCCATTCGAGAGAGGCCCAGGTTATTCCGGCAATAGCCGCAGCAGTATGGGTCACCACAAGAGCATGTACTGCAAGTCCATTTGCGCCGAGGGCACTCCCTGCGTTGAAGCCGAACCACCCGAACCAGAGAAGCGCCGCGCCCAGAACGGTGAAGGGGAGGTTATTGGGTGGTACAGGCTTGTTATTATAACCCTTTCTCTTTCCGATGACCAGAGCAGTTACGAGGGCTGCCATACCGGCATTTATATGAACAACTGTGCCGCCGGCAAAAGCGAGGGCTCCCATATCCTTGAGCCATCCTCCTGCACCCCATACCCAATGACAAATGGGATCATATACAAAAGTTGCCCAGAGTAAGGTAAAAATCAGAAAAGCGGAAAATTTCATCCTCTCTGCAAAGGCGCCGATGATCAAAGCCGGTGTAATGATGGCAAACATGGCCTGAAAGATCATGAAAGCCTCATGAGGAATAGTGGCCGCATAATCTTTAAAGGGGGTAGTACCTACATTGTTCAGGCCGAGCCACGCAAGCCCGCCCCAGAAACCTTTTCCCGGTGCAAAGGAGAGACTGTAACCGTAAAGAATCCATTGGGCTGTAATTACTCCGAGGACAATAAAGCATTGCATAAATACGCCAAGCACATTTTTACGTCTCACCATTCCTCCATAGAAGAAAGCGAGTCCAGGAGTCATCAACATAACAAAAGCAATGGACACCAATATCCACGCAGTATCCCCTGTATCCACCTGGGACTTTGTTTGTATATCAGATTGAGTGTTCTGCACTACCCCTGACGCCTGGGTTGGGTCTTCGGCAAAACAGGCCCCTGTAAATATCAAACCTAACAATAATGTTGCAGCTACAAATTTCTTCAAACATGCACCTCCGCTTTTTTTCATAGGGTCTAAAGGCGTCATTTTGTCACAGTGCCTTAGGGATCTATCACGGATCTCAAGACTGAATACAGGCTTTGCCTGTTTGACGAAACGGTTCACCATTATCCATTTTGAGCTAAAAATTCAGCTCTCCAGTCTGTATTCTTTGACTGATTTTAACTGCGCTGTTGAGTTTTCCTCGGGGTCGTTGAGGATAAGAAACGGCCTGCACGTCTTTGTGCGGTCCTTCCGTAGGTACGAGTAAACAACTGTCTGTTTTGGTAACTATGCCGTATGAGGGCAGCGGAATTATCTTGAAAAAAAGAGTTTATTTACTGAAGGCTAATTCTTA
The nucleotide sequence above comes from Pseudomonadota bacterium. Encoded proteins:
- a CDS encoding ComF family protein — protein: MLLNSTNTAHNFLKAVLEIIYPVHCGGCDKKGDILCRKCIDSLRVVEDDSTCPVCGRWLGERAVCGECIQNKRGFREGYYGFYFENRLRDAIHAFKFHGRKDVGKHLVHLINEKIISFSESFDCIIPMPVTERRLKERGFNQSFIIGEEISKITGKPVYHSILYKTRDTMDQYSLHRDERKKNIKGAFTVKNGHDMQAKRVLLVDDLFTTGYTAKEASGALLKAGAGHTLFFALARTPS
- a CDS encoding DNA alkylation repair protein, coding for MIDALRKELELLANPEKAEVLQRFFKTGPGQYGEGDVFAGIVVPVSRKIAKKYANLPDDGILTLLKSKIHEERLIALLILIFQFEKGDARKKEQIFLLYLKHTPFINNWDLVDLSAEKVVGAYLDGRSKEILYSLAQSESLWERRISIISTFHYIKQGKYDDTLAIAGILLGDRKDLIHKAVGWMLREVGKRCSEEAEEIFLRKHHREMPRTMLHYAIERFSPEKRRLYL
- a CDS encoding AsmA-like C-terminal region-containing protein, which encodes MKKVVYISSALMLAIVFAVIIVLTNLSTVVSYALGRFIKGQVQISGFNITYKKNTVVVDFSDIHAKGSMEGQAKNCQLVIGIKNWIYLKDIVISDFDLIVSASKRKTRFFPLPENLFEIKRGIVTYNKQRFIINEAKIKALRPGKTFTFAIDMRHDELFGTIYGSGEGTYKGKSTEAKGQLNITRLNLNKLSGDMHGKANINGTFTYANKSFAFEGPFEIFDYILKDPIFKKPFVVERANGNLSFMHADTIMDIKISNTYYKNTPLDLNLMFVKNALARFELSMDFFAIQDVKNYIALDSITKTKFDIWKYIDDGKIRINKFVYDKKHPLYMELELKNTGIIYKDMRFTDVEAALSFKENKLNISGAGGLFKTSRLYDVKGVIPFSKEKDMNMNGNYSFNLKDIPTLIDTSGINFKNGETEGTIELSGNQDRGFKIKGTGKFSKADIAWEKSSVSAKGIYKFNNDEIIFDPLIVNRGSTDMVIRGKWHKNFLDLKIKGDLDVIHMQPFTQKPFDIGGVAGLDIEVQKFADNLKIDGDISMDNLYFEFPGIVKKEKGIKSKASVTLLKKGMNTRIERFLYNLDIINLDLNGNIKPDKKMDLDIAMDIFGFGKVAPLFFFSSSTAKGDLELKMSLKDIELPLKKLPYMKGYVKVNNGFLRLPWLKKPLSEINLVSDFKGETFDTKIDRLICGKSILNSGTFHSYGLASPRFFLYVEMDAFDYDDFQTNGDFKINVIDKNSLMAKTSGEIHLLAKKIHLGNFNGESLDVKGLLSNRRLNISELKMSAFDGNIDTHGYIDLSGNIPHIYINSRLKRIKSGLFMKAFNDKTYVAEGRSSIYGNVDLHGSTMKELIGDINGNVAIYSRDGLIMKWNLLSKIFGLLNVHDVLRGKVNLSKEGLPYKRMGATFTAKKGIFFTKDFLIDSPSMVITGEGSLDIKKNEIDANIAVSPLVTLDRTIDRIPILRNILKDKRDGFLHVAYKVKGPMGDPDISFNFANSIGGRTIEVLRNILVLPKEILESN
- a CDS encoding ammonium transporter, with the translated sequence MDTGDTAWILVSIAFVMLMTPGLAFFYGGMVRRKNVLGVFMQCFIVLGVITAQWILYGYSLSFAPGKGFWGGLAWLGLNNVGTTPFKDYAATIPHEAFMIFQAMFAIITPALIIGAFAERMKFSAFLIFTLLWATFVYDPICHWVWGAGGWLKDMGALAFAGGTVVHINAGMAALVTALVIGKRKGYNNKPVPPNNLPFTVLGAALLWFGWFGFNAGSALGANGLAVHALVVTHTAAAIAGITWASLEWIFNENPTIFGTITGSIAGLATITPASGFVTVFAAVVIGFAASVVCYVFVAIIKPRLGYDDSLDAFGVHGVGGILGTLAVGLFASKIVNPAGADGLFYGNPKQFLVQLIAVVVISAYSFAVSYIIYKLVDLFVKVRVTERDEIIGLDLTQHHENAYTVIE
- a CDS encoding P-II family nitrogen regulator, encoding MKLIIAIIKPDRLEAVKEELYKADVNLMTVNEVLGHGRQMGVTEVYRGAREMGNLLRKIRLEIAVNENFVEPTIKAIIKGAHTGEVGDGKIFVLDLAECIRIRTEERGGPAIG
- a CDS encoding DUF2520 domain-containing protein, which produces MKIGIIGAGKVGISIGYVLKQKGMEITAVSDIFEASINTVRTYLGDNVLYTTDNVEVVEASDIIAVTTQDRIVKEVAIEITEKMERLDGKLFFHTSGAHPATLLSPLETKGARLGALHPLQTFPDIDSSINVLPDTYIFIEGGEDSIDVLRKIGAALGSGVVRMEGEQKLLYHLCAVFVCNLLCALFYIGEDIMDKIGIELQPFFPIIKATLKNIENKGPLMSLTGPIVRGDMETVLSHLEAMEGMELYKKVYKSLSLVALNMAKERGDISEEALEKLKHILK